One genomic segment of Agromyces intestinalis includes these proteins:
- a CDS encoding 2-hydroxyacid dehydrogenase: MPRLLVTLPGATLRDAVLALGPLPEGVELVLWDLDSPAPADAIDLVVPPYMGASPKLAALQGVRTRLVQSQSIGYDDVPEHLPPGQVFANAASVHETSTAELTLALVLAAQRGIPGFVRAAEQGRWAPIRAASLADRRVLLVGYGGVGRAIEARLEPFEVEVTRVASRARDDEHGRIHGIDELPSLLPEAEIVIVGVPLTDATTGLVDAEFLAALPDGALVVNIARGRVADTDAILAEAASGRLRFALDVTDPEPLPEHHPLFGLPNVLISPHVGGASTAMMPRMARLVRRQIDRLLAGEQPLNVVLES; encoded by the coding sequence ATGCCTCGCCTCCTCGTGACCCTGCCCGGTGCGACCCTGCGTGACGCGGTGCTCGCGCTGGGTCCGCTGCCCGAGGGCGTCGAGCTCGTGCTCTGGGATCTCGACTCCCCCGCACCCGCCGACGCCATCGACCTCGTCGTGCCGCCGTACATGGGCGCCTCGCCGAAACTCGCGGCGCTGCAGGGCGTGCGCACCCGGCTCGTGCAGTCGCAGTCGATCGGGTACGACGACGTGCCCGAGCACCTCCCGCCCGGGCAGGTGTTCGCGAACGCCGCGAGCGTGCACGAGACCTCGACCGCCGAGCTCACCCTCGCGCTCGTGCTGGCGGCGCAGCGCGGCATCCCGGGGTTCGTGCGCGCCGCCGAGCAGGGGCGCTGGGCTCCGATCCGCGCCGCGAGCCTCGCCGACCGCCGCGTGCTGCTGGTCGGCTACGGCGGCGTGGGCCGGGCGATCGAGGCGCGGCTCGAACCGTTCGAGGTCGAGGTCACGCGCGTCGCGAGCCGCGCTCGCGACGACGAGCACGGCCGCATCCACGGCATCGACGAACTGCCGTCGCTGCTGCCCGAGGCCGAGATCGTGATCGTCGGGGTTCCGCTGACGGATGCCACGACCGGGCTCGTCGACGCGGAGTTCCTCGCCGCCCTGCCCGACGGGGCGCTCGTGGTGAACATCGCTCGCGGCAGGGTGGCCGACACCGACGCGATCCTCGCCGAGGCCGCGAGCGGCCGGCTGCGCTTCGCCCTCGATGTCACCGACCCCGAGCCGCTGCCCGAGCACCACCCGCTGTTCGGACTGCCGAACGTGCTCATCTCGCCGCACGTCGGGGGCGCCTCGACCGCGATGATGCCGCGGATGGCCCGGCTCGTGCGCCGTCAGATCGATCGGTTGCTCGCCGGCGAGCAGCCGCTCAACGTGGTGCTCGAGAGCTGA
- a CDS encoding ABC transporter substrate-binding protein, translating into MHATRTRTLAAVALLGAAALALSGCASADASSDDAGGVDAATATSVADFGTFADLEAAAKSEGALNVIALPRDWANYGEIIDAFTARYPEITVNEITPDASSAEEIEAAKTNAGLDTAPDVFDLGLTVTLQNTDQFAPYQVQTWDDIPDDLKEPSGLYVGDYGGFMSVGYDSSKYPAPKTLDDLLGADYTGAVAINGDPTQAGAAFAAVGLATVQSGGTLDDFQPGIDFFGELQQAGNLLKVDVTTATVASGETPVVFDWDYLNASHVADNPNWKVVVFPGTGYAGYYNQAINVDAPHPAAARLWQEFLYSDDAQNLWLKGGARPVRAEAMAAAGTIDEKLWNALPAVPDDIAIPTQDQSTAAGELLGQKWAAAVQ; encoded by the coding sequence GTGCACGCCACCCGCACACGCACGCTCGCCGCGGTCGCCCTGCTGGGCGCCGCCGCGCTCGCACTCAGCGGCTGCGCATCCGCCGACGCCTCGTCCGACGACGCCGGCGGCGTCGACGCGGCCACCGCGACCAGCGTCGCCGACTTCGGCACGTTCGCCGACCTCGAGGCCGCCGCGAAGTCCGAAGGCGCGCTGAACGTCATCGCGCTGCCGCGCGACTGGGCCAACTACGGCGAGATCATCGACGCGTTCACGGCCCGGTACCCCGAGATCACGGTCAACGAGATCACGCCCGATGCCTCGAGCGCCGAGGAGATCGAGGCCGCCAAGACCAACGCGGGCCTCGACACGGCGCCCGACGTCTTCGATCTCGGCCTCACCGTCACGCTGCAGAACACCGACCAGTTCGCGCCGTACCAGGTTCAGACATGGGACGACATCCCCGACGACCTCAAGGAGCCGAGCGGCCTCTACGTCGGCGACTACGGCGGGTTCATGTCGGTCGGCTACGACTCGTCGAAGTACCCGGCGCCGAAGACGCTCGACGACCTGCTCGGGGCCGACTACACGGGCGCCGTCGCGATCAACGGCGACCCCACGCAGGCCGGTGCGGCCTTCGCCGCGGTCGGCCTCGCGACGGTGCAGTCGGGCGGCACGCTCGACGACTTCCAGCCGGGCATCGATTTCTTCGGCGAGCTGCAGCAGGCGGGCAACCTGCTGAAGGTGGATGTCACGACCGCCACGGTCGCGTCGGGCGAGACGCCCGTCGTGTTCGACTGGGACTACCTGAACGCGAGCCACGTCGCCGACAACCCGAACTGGAAGGTCGTGGTGTTCCCGGGCACCGGGTACGCCGGGTACTACAACCAGGCGATCAACGTCGATGCCCCGCACCCCGCCGCCGCGCGTCTCTGGCAGGAGTTCCTCTACAGCGACGACGCGCAGAACCTGTGGCTGAAGGGCGGCGCGCGCCCGGTGCGCGCCGAGGCGATGGCAGCCGCGGGCACCATCGACGAGAAGCTCTGGAACGCGCTGCCCGCCGTGCCCGATGACATCGCCATTCCCACGCAGGACCAGAGCACCGCTGCCGGCGAATTGCTCGGCCAGAAGTGGGCGGCTGCGGTTCAGTAA
- a CDS encoding ABC transporter permease, whose translation MTAIAPAVSGGTDATPAPSRRGAASVSTPAALGLVPFAAYVLVFLALPTLLAVVSGFFDDDGAFTLDNLIALGDPVIVQTFVNSIWLSALTAVAGAIIGALACYALLGLPSTSRVRSTVDAVAGVLAQFGGVMLAFAFIATIGLQGMITLWLQNVFGVDIFAEGAWVYSLPGLILPYIYFQVPLMVITFMPAVSALKPQWAEANLTLGGSRTGFWLRIGMPVLAPSFLASLLLLFANAFSSYATAAALASQGSQIVPLQIRAALTSEKTILGRSNLAGTLALGMIVIMAVVMWLYSLVQRRAARWQR comes from the coding sequence ATGACCGCCATCGCTCCCGCGGTCAGCGGCGGGACGGATGCCACGCCGGCTCCGTCCCGCCGCGGCGCGGCCTCCGTCTCGACACCTGCGGCGCTGGGCCTCGTGCCCTTCGCCGCGTACGTGCTGGTCTTCCTCGCGCTGCCGACGCTGCTCGCCGTCGTCAGCGGGTTCTTCGACGACGACGGCGCCTTCACACTCGACAACCTCATCGCGCTCGGCGACCCCGTGATCGTGCAGACCTTCGTCAACTCGATCTGGCTGTCGGCGCTCACCGCCGTCGCCGGCGCGATCATCGGCGCACTCGCCTGCTACGCGCTACTGGGCCTGCCGTCGACGAGCCGGGTGCGCTCGACCGTCGACGCCGTCGCGGGGGTGCTGGCGCAGTTCGGTGGAGTGATGCTCGCGTTCGCGTTCATCGCGACGATCGGGCTGCAGGGCATGATCACGCTCTGGCTGCAGAACGTGTTCGGCGTCGACATCTTCGCCGAGGGGGCGTGGGTCTACAGCCTGCCCGGGCTGATCCTGCCGTACATCTACTTCCAGGTGCCGCTCATGGTGATCACGTTCATGCCCGCGGTGTCGGCGCTGAAACCGCAGTGGGCCGAGGCGAACCTGACGCTCGGCGGGTCGCGCACCGGGTTCTGGCTGCGCATCGGCATGCCCGTGCTCGCACCGAGTTTCCTGGCGAGCCTGCTGCTGCTGTTCGCGAACGCGTTCTCGTCGTACGCGACGGCGGCCGCGCTCGCGAGCCAGGGGTCGCAGATCGTGCCGCTGCAGATCCGCGCGGCGCTGACCAGCGAGAAAACCATCCTGGGGCGCTCGAACCTGGCGGGTACGCTCGCGCTCGGCATGATCGTGATCATGGCCGTCGTGATGTGGCTGTACTCGCTCGTGCAGCGGCGGGCGGCCCGGTGGCAGCGGTGA
- a CDS encoding ABC transporter permease yields the protein MAAVSRAAASTGFAPGRTARWIIGILIAGVFSIPIIAMIEFTLRDRDGGHSFVHWTGLFDPANAPKYQPIWQGLTNSLILAVVTIAIVLLLLAPTMILVTLRFPRLSRPLEFIALLPISIPAIVLVVGLAPVYLVIGRTFGTGIWSLAFAYGITVLPYAYRAIQASIDATDVRTLAEAARSLGASWSDVLFRVLAPNLRAGLLAASLISVAVVLGEYTIASLLARQNLQTALVVVGKQDAYVAVVFSLLALAFAFALLLVIGRASTPTARKARS from the coding sequence GTGGCAGCGGTGAGCCGGGCGGCGGCGAGCACCGGCTTCGCGCCGGGCCGCACCGCCCGCTGGATCATCGGCATCCTGATCGCGGGCGTCTTCTCGATTCCGATCATCGCGATGATCGAGTTCACGCTGCGCGACCGCGACGGCGGCCACTCGTTCGTGCACTGGACCGGCCTGTTCGACCCCGCCAACGCCCCGAAGTACCAGCCGATCTGGCAGGGCCTGACGAACTCGCTGATCCTCGCGGTCGTCACGATCGCGATCGTGCTGCTGCTGCTCGCACCCACGATGATCCTCGTAACCCTGCGGTTCCCGCGCCTCAGCCGGCCGCTCGAGTTCATCGCGCTGCTGCCGATCTCGATCCCCGCGATCGTGCTCGTCGTCGGGCTCGCGCCCGTGTACCTCGTCATCGGCCGCACCTTCGGCACCGGCATCTGGTCGCTCGCGTTCGCGTACGGCATCACCGTGCTCCCGTACGCGTACCGAGCCATCCAGGCCTCGATCGATGCGACCGACGTGCGCACCCTCGCCGAGGCCGCCCGCTCGCTCGGCGCGAGCTGGAGCGACGTGCTGTTCCGGGTGCTCGCGCCGAACCTGCGCGCGGGGCTGCTCGCGGCATCCCTCATCTCGGTCGCGGTGGTGCTCGGCGAATACACCATCGCGTCGCTGCTCGCCCGCCAGAACCTCCAGACCGCGCTCGTCGTCGTCGGCAAGCAGGACGCCTACGTCGCCGTCGTCTTCTCGCTGCTCGCGCTCGCGTTCGCGTTCGCCCTGCTGCTCGTCATCGGACGCGCGAGCACCCCCACCGCCCGAAAGGCCCGTTCATGA
- a CDS encoding ABC transporter ATP-binding protein yields MTVTRESAASAVIPTERNLVLAGRGEGVAVAFDRVVKDYGSGPVLHDFTLEIEAGEFVSLLGPSGCGKTTALRVLAGLETSTDGVVRIGGEDVSRVPTNRRDLGMVFQSYSLFPHLTVLGNTLFGLRMRRVAKANARARALDALELVGLGHLADRYPHQLSGGQQQRVALARAIVTEPRVLLLDEPLSALDAKVRVQLRDEIRRIQLRLGITTVFVTHDQEEALAVSDRIAVMDRGGIEQVGTPEELYLRPASPIVAAFVGLSSLVPATISGGFAELFGTRVPVLGDAPDGSAEVFVRPENVRLAGDDGIAATVQESTFLGSFRRTLVTTADGTALRLQHDADERLEFGDRVHVALAPAPVAVRSTDPSAP; encoded by the coding sequence ATGACCGTCACCCGCGAATCGGCCGCCTCGGCCGTCATCCCCACCGAGCGCAACCTGGTGCTCGCCGGCCGCGGCGAAGGCGTCGCCGTCGCGTTCGACCGGGTCGTGAAGGACTACGGCTCGGGCCCGGTGCTGCACGACTTCACGCTCGAGATCGAGGCCGGCGAGTTCGTCTCGCTGCTCGGGCCGTCGGGCTGCGGCAAGACGACGGCGCTGCGCGTGCTCGCCGGACTCGAGACCTCGACCGACGGGGTGGTGCGCATCGGCGGCGAGGATGTCTCGCGGGTGCCGACCAACCGGCGCGACCTCGGGATGGTGTTCCAGTCGTACTCGCTGTTCCCGCACCTCACGGTGCTCGGCAACACCCTCTTCGGGCTGCGGATGCGCCGGGTTGCGAAGGCCAACGCGCGAGCGCGAGCGCTCGACGCGCTCGAACTCGTCGGGCTCGGGCACCTCGCCGACCGGTACCCGCACCAGCTGTCGGGCGGGCAGCAGCAGCGGGTCGCGCTCGCCCGCGCCATCGTCACCGAGCCGCGCGTGCTGCTGCTCGACGAGCCGCTGTCGGCGCTCGACGCGAAGGTGCGGGTGCAGCTCCGCGACGAGATTCGCCGGATCCAGCTGCGACTCGGCATCACGACCGTCTTCGTCACGCACGACCAGGAGGAGGCCCTGGCCGTCTCCGACCGCATTGCCGTGATGGACCGCGGCGGCATCGAGCAGGTCGGCACCCCCGAAGAGCTCTACCTGCGGCCCGCCTCGCCGATCGTGGCCGCCTTCGTGGGGCTCAGCTCGCTCGTGCCGGCGACGATCAGCGGCGGGTTCGCCGAACTCTTCGGCACCCGCGTCCCCGTGCTCGGCGACGCGCCCGACGGCTCGGCCGAGGTGTTCGTGCGCCCCGAGAACGTGCGGCTCGCCGGCGACGACGGCATCGCGGCGACCGTGCAGGAGAGCACGTTCCTCGGCAGCTTCCGCCGCACGCTGGTCACGACCGCCGACGGCACCGCGCTGCGCCTGCAGCACGACGCCGACGAGCGGCTCGAGTTCGGTGACCGGGTGCACGTCGCCCTGGCGCCCGCACCCGTGGCGGTGCGCAGCACCGACCCATCCGCCCCCTGA
- a CDS encoding aldo/keto reductase produces the protein MTEPAQTADRARIGASDLEIAPLALGTNVFGWTTDRDATFAVLDAFTAGGGDFVDTADGYSHWVQGHSGGESERLIGEWIAARGARDRLVIATKVSTHPSFTGLAAANIAAAADASLQRLGTDVIDLYYAHFDDESVPLEETIGALSALVDAGKVRAIGISNYTPERIDEWFRVTEEGGFHRAVALQPHYNLVERGFEHGLRERAEREGLAVFPYFSLAKGFLSGKYRSAEQVAAEGASVRARAAGAYVDERGLRVLAALDAVAAAHGAAVASVSLAWLRQQPTVVAPIASARSVGQLGDLLASIDLVLTDDELAALAAASA, from the coding sequence ATGACCGAGCCCGCCCAGACCGCCGACCGCGCTCGTATCGGGGCATCCGACCTCGAGATCGCCCCGCTCGCACTGGGCACGAACGTGTTCGGCTGGACGACCGACCGCGACGCGACCTTCGCCGTGCTCGACGCGTTCACCGCGGGCGGCGGCGACTTCGTCGACACCGCCGACGGGTACTCGCACTGGGTGCAGGGTCACTCGGGCGGCGAGAGCGAGCGACTCATCGGCGAGTGGATCGCCGCGCGCGGCGCGCGCGACCGGCTCGTCATCGCCACCAAGGTCAGTACGCACCCGTCGTTCACGGGTCTCGCGGCGGCGAACATCGCGGCCGCGGCGGATGCCTCGCTGCAGCGCCTCGGCACCGACGTGATCGACCTCTACTACGCGCACTTCGACGACGAGTCGGTTCCGCTGGAGGAGACGATCGGCGCGCTCTCGGCGCTCGTCGACGCCGGCAAGGTGCGTGCGATCGGCATCTCGAACTACACGCCCGAGCGCATCGACGAGTGGTTCCGCGTGACCGAGGAGGGCGGGTTCCACCGCGCGGTCGCGCTGCAGCCGCATTACAACCTCGTCGAGCGCGGGTTCGAGCACGGGCTGCGCGAGCGGGCCGAGCGCGAGGGGCTCGCGGTGTTCCCGTACTTCTCGCTCGCGAAGGGGTTCCTCTCGGGCAAGTACCGGTCGGCCGAGCAGGTCGCGGCCGAGGGCGCGAGCGTGCGGGCGCGGGCGGCCGGCGCGTACGTCGACGAGCGCGGCCTGCGGGTGCTCGCGGCGCTCGACGCGGTGGCCGCGGCGCACGGGGCGGCCGTGGCGTCCGTCTCGCTCGCCTGGCTGCGGCAGCAGCCGACCGTGGTCGCGCCGATCGCGAGCGCGCGCAGCGTGGGCCAGCTCGGCGACCTGCTCGCCTCGATCGACCTCGTGCTCACCGACGACGAGCTCGCGGCGCTCGCCGCGGCATCCGCCTGA
- a CDS encoding IclR family transcriptional regulator gives MTSQGSADTGLQSVSRVLRVLDAIGDSPSGLTAAEVAERLGLGQATTYRLLQTLHAADYIGRQPDEHRYILGRAVDRLGRSVQAQLVVTPPVRAALRTVHDDAHAPAYLTVFRGDDIAVAHIEDSPQHPQITQLHVGFSEASHVTAFGKLMLASKDEAQLSRYLARHGARALTHQSVTDAAKLREQLDEVRAQQLAVEIEEYLPKLACIAAPVRNAAGRLVGAVSVSVQAKDFDSRAYGLERAVRRGAWQVAAVLR, from the coding sequence ATGACGTCGCAGGGCAGCGCGGACACCGGCCTCCAGTCGGTGTCGCGTGTGCTGCGCGTGCTCGACGCGATCGGGGACTCGCCGTCGGGCCTGACCGCCGCCGAGGTGGCCGAGCGCCTGGGGCTCGGGCAGGCGACGACGTACCGGCTGCTGCAGACCCTGCACGCCGCCGACTACATCGGCCGCCAGCCCGACGAGCACCGGTACATCCTGGGCCGCGCGGTCGATCGGCTCGGCCGATCGGTGCAAGCGCAGCTCGTCGTGACCCCGCCGGTGCGGGCGGCACTGCGCACGGTGCACGACGACGCGCATGCGCCTGCCTACCTCACCGTCTTCCGCGGCGACGACATCGCGGTCGCGCACATCGAGGACTCGCCGCAGCATCCGCAGATCACCCAACTGCACGTGGGCTTCAGCGAGGCATCCCATGTGACCGCCTTCGGCAAGCTGATGCTCGCCTCGAAAGACGAGGCGCAGCTCTCGCGCTATCTGGCGAGGCACGGTGCGCGGGCGCTCACCCATCAGAGCGTGACGGATGCCGCGAAGCTGCGTGAGCAGCTCGACGAAGTGCGGGCGCAGCAGCTCGCGGTCGAGATCGAGGAGTACCTGCCGAAGCTCGCGTGCATCGCCGCCCCGGTGCGCAACGCCGCGGGCCGGCTCGTCGGAGCGGTGTCGGTTTCGGTGCAGGCGAAGGACTTCGACTCGCGCGCCTACGGCCTCGAGCGGGCCGTGCGGCGCGGCGCCTGGCAGGTCGCCGCCGTGCTGCGCTGA
- a CDS encoding DJ-1/PfpI family protein: MSKILIITGDAAETLEVFYPYHRLQEAGYEVHLGAPAKRKLQFVVHDFVDGFDTYTEKLGHTWDADIALADVDPADYVAIVVPGGRAPEYLRNNEDAKRIVRYFAAQDAPIAATCHGPLLLGAAGVLEGRTSSAYPELAIDVETAGGVFENGGGVVDGALVTARAWPDNGTWMKAFLEVLAAHEASAAEAA, translated from the coding sequence ATGTCCAAGATCCTCATCATCACCGGCGACGCGGCCGAGACGCTCGAGGTCTTCTACCCGTACCACCGCCTGCAGGAGGCCGGGTACGAGGTGCACCTCGGCGCACCGGCCAAGCGCAAGCTGCAGTTCGTCGTGCACGACTTCGTCGACGGATTCGACACCTACACCGAGAAGCTCGGCCACACGTGGGACGCCGACATCGCGCTCGCCGACGTCGACCCGGCCGACTACGTCGCCATCGTGGTGCCCGGCGGCCGCGCCCCCGAGTACCTGCGCAACAACGAGGACGCCAAGCGCATCGTCCGCTACTTCGCCGCACAGGACGCGCCGATCGCCGCGACCTGCCACGGCCCGCTGCTGCTGGGCGCCGCGGGCGTGCTCGAGGGCCGCACCTCGAGTGCATACCCCGAGCTCGCGATCGACGTCGAGACGGCCGGCGGCGTCTTCGAGAACGGCGGCGGAGTCGTCGACGGGGCGCTCGTCACCGCCCGCGCCTGGCCCGACAACGGCACCTGGATGAAGGCGTTCCTCGAGGTGCTCGCCGCCCACGAGGCATCCGCCGCCGAAGCCGCCTGA
- a CDS encoding DUF1707 SHOCT-like domain-containing protein yields MVDFANPVRPSERIGNADRDAAVGALTQAREEGRLSPVEFEERVASARSAITWGDLAPLFSDLPRSVSAGGGRAGSGPADDNWGSSRALGGGWGATIMAFVPFLALGLFFIAGFAWGGWAWSWLFFLLVPIAGVIIYGPASQQRGRR; encoded by the coding sequence ATGGTCGATTTCGCGAATCCCGTCCGCCCGTCCGAACGCATCGGCAACGCCGACCGAGACGCCGCAGTCGGCGCGCTCACCCAGGCACGGGAGGAGGGGCGGCTGAGCCCGGTCGAGTTCGAGGAACGCGTGGCCTCCGCCCGCAGCGCGATCACCTGGGGCGACCTCGCACCGCTGTTCTCCGACCTGCCGCGCTCGGTCAGCGCGGGCGGAGGCCGCGCCGGGTCGGGGCCGGCCGACGACAACTGGGGCTCCAGCCGCGCCCTCGGCGGCGGGTGGGGCGCGACGATCATGGCGTTCGTGCCGTTCCTCGCCCTCGGCCTGTTCTTCATCGCCGGGTTCGCGTGGGGCGGTTGGGCGTGGTCGTGGCTGTTCTTCCTGCTCGTGCCGATCGCGGGCGTCATCATCTACGGACCGGCGTCGCAGCAGCGCGGGCGGCGCTGA
- a CDS encoding NYN domain-containing protein, protein MASAEPRVALYFDFDNIVISRYDQLHGDGAYRKDTSRSKTPSAGTKTAERLVEATVDVDAVLDFAATFGTIALARAYADWSTPVNASYRGQLIDRAVDLVQLFPLSATKNGADIRLAVDAVEDLFRLDDLTHIVIVAGDSDYVALAQKAKRLGRYVVGIGVAGGTSRALTASCDEYADYDALLTTDASVDDDETDAPPAAQAAPATPPAKSSRGRGRRATSETVKPEASDTSEASDASAQADAPEPPKAAGLAVAFQPPVAAGESNPPSRNPGRLLLKALELLRAKNDEEWQPSGSVKNQMLRMDPSFQERRLGFASFTEFLKSRGGVVELDEQANRIRLRPKKP, encoded by the coding sequence ATGGCAAGCGCAGAACCCCGGGTCGCGCTCTACTTCGACTTCGACAACATCGTCATCTCCAGATACGACCAGCTTCACGGCGACGGCGCGTACCGCAAGGACACCTCCCGCTCCAAGACGCCCTCGGCGGGCACCAAGACCGCCGAACGGCTCGTCGAGGCGACCGTCGACGTCGACGCGGTACTCGACTTCGCGGCGACGTTCGGCACCATCGCGCTCGCTCGCGCATACGCCGACTGGTCGACACCGGTCAACGCGAGCTACCGCGGGCAGCTCATCGACCGCGCGGTCGACCTGGTGCAGCTGTTCCCGCTGTCAGCCACCAAGAACGGCGCCGACATCCGGCTCGCGGTCGACGCGGTGGAAGACCTGTTCCGTCTCGACGATCTCACGCACATCGTGATCGTCGCCGGCGACAGCGACTACGTCGCCCTCGCGCAGAAGGCCAAACGCCTCGGGCGCTACGTCGTGGGCATCGGCGTCGCTGGCGGCACGAGCCGGGCGCTCACCGCCTCGTGCGACGAATACGCCGACTACGACGCGCTGCTCACGACGGATGCCTCGGTCGACGATGACGAAACGGATGCTCCGCCGGCCGCGCAGGCGGCGCCCGCCACGCCGCCCGCGAAGTCATCGCGAGGTCGCGGGCGCCGGGCGACGTCCGAGACGGTGAAGCCCGAGGCATCCGATACCTCCGAGGCATCCGACGCGTCCGCGCAGGCCGACGCGCCCGAACCGCCCAAGGCCGCCGGTCTCGCGGTCGCGTTCCAGCCACCGGTCGCGGCCGGCGAGTCGAACCCGCCGTCGCGCAACCCCGGCCGGCTGCTGCTGAAGGCGCTCGAGCTGCTGCGCGCGAAGAACGACGAGGAGTGGCAGCCGTCGGGCTCGGTGAAGAACCAGATGCTGCGTATGGATCCGTCGTTCCAGGAGCGCCGGCTCGGGTTCGCGTCGTTCACCGAGTTCCTCAAGTCGCGCGGCGGCGTCGTCGAGCTCGACGAACAGGCGAACCGCATCCGGCTCCGCCCGAAGAAGCCCTGA
- the gdhA gene encoding NADP-specific glutamate dehydrogenase: MAENGTIADIFQSVLVRNPGETEFHQAVGEVFESLDRVLDKHPEYVEASILERVCEPERQIIFRVPWVDDRGRVQINRGFRVQFNSALGPYKGGLRFHPSVLLGTVKFLGFEQIFKNALTGMPIGGGKGGSDFDPKGKSDAEVMRFCQSFMTELHRHIGEYTDVPAGDIGVGRREIGYLFGQYKRITNRYESGVLTGKGITWGGSLMRTEATGYGAVYFTQHMLETRGMSFDGLDVLVSGSGNVAIYSIEKVHALGGKVVGASDSSGSVYDPAGIDVELLRDVKEQRRARIDQYVAERPGATFLPGERVWQIAREHRVSVALPSATQNELDDADAKLLIDAGVVAVAEGANMPTTPAATALFRQAGVLFGPGKAANAGGVATSALEMQQNASRDSWGAEYTDARLAEIMQGIHERCAETADEYGAPGDYVLGANIAGFLRVADAMLALGVI; the protein is encoded by the coding sequence ATGGCCGAGAACGGCACCATCGCCGACATCTTCCAGAGCGTCCTCGTCCGCAACCCGGGCGAAACCGAGTTCCACCAGGCGGTGGGCGAGGTCTTCGAATCGCTCGACCGCGTGCTCGACAAGCACCCCGAGTACGTCGAGGCATCCATCCTCGAGCGCGTCTGCGAGCCCGAGCGACAGATCATCTTCCGCGTGCCGTGGGTCGACGACCGCGGGCGCGTGCAGATCAACCGTGGGTTCCGCGTGCAGTTCAACTCGGCGCTCGGCCCGTACAAGGGCGGGCTGCGGTTCCACCCGAGCGTGCTGCTCGGCACCGTGAAGTTCCTCGGCTTCGAGCAGATCTTCAAGAACGCCCTCACCGGCATGCCCATCGGCGGCGGCAAGGGCGGCAGCGACTTCGACCCGAAGGGCAAGAGCGACGCCGAGGTCATGCGGTTCTGCCAGTCGTTCATGACCGAACTGCACCGCCACATCGGCGAGTACACCGACGTGCCCGCCGGCGACATCGGCGTGGGCCGCCGCGAGATCGGCTACCTCTTCGGCCAGTACAAGCGCATCACCAACCGCTACGAGTCGGGCGTGCTCACGGGCAAGGGCATCACCTGGGGCGGCTCGCTCATGCGCACCGAGGCCACCGGCTACGGCGCGGTCTACTTCACCCAGCACATGCTCGAAACCCGCGGCATGTCGTTCGACGGGCTCGACGTGCTCGTCTCGGGGTCGGGCAACGTGGCGATCTACTCGATCGAGAAGGTGCACGCGCTCGGCGGCAAGGTCGTCGGCGCCTCCGACTCGTCGGGCTCGGTCTACGACCCCGCCGGCATCGACGTCGAGCTGCTGCGCGACGTCAAAGAGCAGCGCCGCGCCCGCATCGACCAGTACGTCGCCGAGCGCCCCGGTGCGACGTTCCTGCCGGGCGAGCGCGTGTGGCAGATCGCCCGCGAGCACCGGGTCTCGGTCGCGCTGCCGTCGGCCACCCAGAACGAGCTCGACGATGCCGACGCGAAGCTGCTCATCGACGCGGGCGTCGTCGCCGTCGCCGAGGGCGCGAACATGCCCACGACGCCGGCGGCGACCGCGCTGTTCCGCCAGGCGGGCGTGCTGTTCGGCCCGGGCAAGGCCGCGAACGCGGGCGGTGTCGCGACCTCGGCGCTCGAGATGCAGCAGAACGCGTCGCGCGACTCGTGGGGCGCCGAGTACACCGACGCGCGCCTCGCCGAGATCATGCAGGGCATCCACGAGCGCTGCGCCGAGACCGCCGACGAGTACGGCGCACCCGGCGACTACGTGCTCGGTGCGAACATCGCGGGCTTCCTGCGGGTGGCCGATGCGATGCTCGCTCTCGGCGTGATCTGA